A stretch of the Panicum virgatum strain AP13 chromosome 9N, P.virgatum_v5, whole genome shotgun sequence genome encodes the following:
- the LOC120687947 gene encoding uncharacterized protein LOC120687947 isoform X2: MSDGGIVVAICQYGGEFTSGPNGNLIYKGGEAHAVDVTRDMSLESFKDEVSKVFHVDVTDMSFKYFLPNNNRTLITISCDRDLQRMVDFTTSAAQVDVFLISRVENRSIVTHSGVSATKPGSNAPGAKRKRTPSKNKASKNNKKTITPNVPVTAVQASVNNVKQPRPVITENEDNRVFQLEFGSDVAFATPPGGASSAPSILDQQNLLALVDATPREPVLFDDSSDPYVGSEITADPHHGLDNPIVFWDDIIKGVGQEFDNVKDFRAQLCKYAIGKGFAYRFIKNETTRVTVKCVAEGCPWRLHASESSRNKKFVIKKMTDEHTCGGGNGEGQRRATRQWLTTIIKEKLHDNPMLKPKELVKEIYEQYGVTLTYSQVWRGKEVAQKELYHAIRETYSHLPWYSDRLIESNPGSIALLSPMVDTKFRRFFVAFHASLHGFASGCRPLLFLDKVPLKATNDYKLLVAAAVDADDGVFPVAFSVVEDENYDSWIWFLMQLKYALSNHNYPYHAMTFLSSGQKGLDAAVSQVFEDSHHAFCLHHIMEEFKGELKKGPWSQQIREGMIEDFTRAAQACSNEDFNASIESIRNISTEAADWIIASKPEHWSDAIFRGCRYDHFSSNIVDAFNNWIPTKKEGSIVLMIDSLRTKIMEIIESRREACKVWSGPLTPSMEYKAKEEMMKAGKMTVLCSSETVFEVRGNAIFVVNLANWECTCRRWQLSGLPCVHAVAVFNRIGRSYYDYCSKFFRLESYHLTYSGTIFPIPDMDTVDFSAGANLIPPPKPRSSDKPRRKRINPNKVPTVIRLCSRCKQAGHNKATCEAIL, from the exons ATGTCGGATGGGGGTATCGTGGTAGCCATTTGCCAATACGGTGGAGAGTTCACTTCTGGCCCCAATGGTAATTTGATATATAAAGGAGGAGAAGCGCATGCTGTTGATGTCACTCGTGATATGTCACTTGAGAGCTTCAAGGATGAGGTGTCCAAGGTGTTCCATGTTGATGTCACTGACATGTCATTCAAGTACTTCCTTCCGAATAATAACAGAACTCTCATCACAATATCATGTGATCGAGATTTGCAACGGATGGTTGATTTTACTACTAGTGCTGCACAAGTGGATGTTTTCTTGATTAGTAGAGTGGAAAACAG GAGTATTGTAACTCACTCTGGAGTGTCTGCAACTAAACCTGGGTCTAATGCGCCTGGCGCCAAAAGGAAAAGGACACCTTCCAAAAACAA GGCATCCAAAAATAACAAGAAGACTATAACTCCCAATGTTCCAGTAACTGCAGTTCAAGCTAGCGTGAATAATGTGAAGCAGCCAAGACCAGTTATCACTGAAAATGAAGACAACAG GGTTTTCCAACTGGAATTCGGAAGTGATGTTGCCTTTGCCACCCCACCTGGAGGTGCTTCCAGTGCACCAAGCATTCTGGATCAGCAAAATCTTCTTGCACTTGTTGATGCCACGCCTAg GGAACCTGTGCTGTTTGATGATTCCAGCGACCCATATGTTGGTTCTGAGATTACTGCAGATCCTCATCATGGACTTGACAATCCTATTGTGTTTTGGGATGACATTATCAAGGGTGTTGGTCAAGAGTTTGATAATGTGAAGGATTTCCGTGCTCAGCTGTGCAAATATGCCATTGGGAAAGGATTTGCATATCGATTCATAAAAAATGAAACAACTCGAGTCACGGTAAAATGTGTTGCAGAGGGCTGCCCATGGCGGTTGCATGCATCCGAGTCATCTCGTAACAAGAAGTTTGTTATCAAGAAAATGACAGATGAGCATACATGTGGGGGAGGTAATGGAGAAGGCCAGCGTCGAGCAACAAGGCAGTGGCTGACAACCATCATTAAGGAGAAGCTACATGATAATCCAATGTTGAAGCCGAAAGAGCTTGTCAAAGAAATATATGAACAATATGGAGTCACACTAACTTATTCTCAGGTTTGGCGAGGTAAAGAAGTAGCGCAGAAGGAATTGTATCATGCTATCAGGGAGACCTACAGCCATTTGCCCTGGTATTCTGATAGGCTTATTGAGTCTAACCCAGGAAGTATAGCTTTGCTGTCTCCAATGGTGGATACAAAATTCCGTCGCttttttgttgcattccatGCTTCTTTGCATGGCTTTGCAAGTGGGTGCAGGCCCCTCTTATTTCTTGATAAGGTTCCTCTGAAAGCAACAAATGATTACAAATTGCTGGTGGCGGCTGCTGTTGATGCAGATGATGGTGTCTTTCCAGTGGCATTTAGCGTGGTTGAAGATGAAAATTACGATAGCTGGATATGGTTCTTAATGCAGCTGAAATATGCTCTCTCAAATCACAATTATCCTTACCATGCCATGACATTCTTGTCCAGTGGACAAAAGGGTCTGGATGCTGCTGTTTCTCAAGTTTTTGAAGATAGCCACCATGCCTTCTGTTTGCATCATATCATGGAGGAATTCAAAGGAGAGCTAAAGAAAGGGCCATGGTCACAACAAATAAGAGAGGGAATGATAGAGGATTTTACTCGTGCAGCTCAAGCATGCAGCAATGAGGATTTTAATGCATCCATTGAGAGCATAAGGAATATATCCACTGAAGCTGCTGACTGGATCATTGCAAGCAAGCCTGAGCATTGGTCAGATGCCATTTTTAGAGGCTGTCGATATGATCATTTCTCCTCAAACATTGTTGATGCCTTCAATAACTGGATACCAACCAAGAAGGAGGGTTCAATAGTGCTGATGATTGACTCCTTGAGAACAAAAATAATGGAGATAATAGAATCAAGGCGTGAAGCTTGCAAGGTGTGGTCAGGGCCATTGACACCTTCCATGGAATACAAAGCAAAAGAGGAGATGATGAAGGCTGGTAAGATGACAGTGCTGTGCTCCTCTGAAACCGTGTTTGAAGTGCGGGGAAATGCAATTTTCGTTGTCAACCTTGCAAACTGGGAGTGCACCTGCCGGAGGTGGCAACTTTCTGGTCTCCCGTGCGTGCATGCTGTTGCTGTCTTCAATAGGATTGGGCGATCTTACTATGACTACTGCTCGAAGTTTTTCAGATTAGAAAGCTACCATTTGACTTATTCAGGAACAATATTCCCAATACCTGACATGGATACTGTTGATTTTAGTGCTGGGGCTAATTTAATTCCACCTCCCAAGCCTCGTTCATCAGACAAACCAAGAAGGAAGCGGATAAACCCCAACAAGGTCCCCACAGTTATTCGACTCTGCAGCAGATGCAAGCAAGCAGGACACAATAAGGCAACCTGCGAAGCTATTTTGTAG
- the LOC120687947 gene encoding uncharacterized protein LOC120687947 isoform X1 — protein sequence MISSLALAGSMSDGGIVVAICQYGGEFTSGPNGNLIYKGGEAHAVDVTRDMSLESFKDEVSKVFHVDVTDMSFKYFLPNNNRTLITISCDRDLQRMVDFTTSAAQVDVFLISRVENRSIVTHSGVSATKPGSNAPGAKRKRTPSKNKASKNNKKTITPNVPVTAVQASVNNVKQPRPVITENEDNRVFQLEFGSDVAFATPPGGASSAPSILDQQNLLALVDATPREPVLFDDSSDPYVGSEITADPHHGLDNPIVFWDDIIKGVGQEFDNVKDFRAQLCKYAIGKGFAYRFIKNETTRVTVKCVAEGCPWRLHASESSRNKKFVIKKMTDEHTCGGGNGEGQRRATRQWLTTIIKEKLHDNPMLKPKELVKEIYEQYGVTLTYSQVWRGKEVAQKELYHAIRETYSHLPWYSDRLIESNPGSIALLSPMVDTKFRRFFVAFHASLHGFASGCRPLLFLDKVPLKATNDYKLLVAAAVDADDGVFPVAFSVVEDENYDSWIWFLMQLKYALSNHNYPYHAMTFLSSGQKGLDAAVSQVFEDSHHAFCLHHIMEEFKGELKKGPWSQQIREGMIEDFTRAAQACSNEDFNASIESIRNISTEAADWIIASKPEHWSDAIFRGCRYDHFSSNIVDAFNNWIPTKKEGSIVLMIDSLRTKIMEIIESRREACKVWSGPLTPSMEYKAKEEMMKAGKMTVLCSSETVFEVRGNAIFVVNLANWECTCRRWQLSGLPCVHAVAVFNRIGRSYYDYCSKFFRLESYHLTYSGTIFPIPDMDTVDFSAGANLIPPPKPRSSDKPRRKRINPNKVPTVIRLCSRCKQAGHNKATCEAIL from the exons ATGATTTCTTCTCTTGCTCTTGCCG GAAGCATGTCGGATGGGGGTATCGTGGTAGCCATTTGCCAATACGGTGGAGAGTTCACTTCTGGCCCCAATGGTAATTTGATATATAAAGGAGGAGAAGCGCATGCTGTTGATGTCACTCGTGATATGTCACTTGAGAGCTTCAAGGATGAGGTGTCCAAGGTGTTCCATGTTGATGTCACTGACATGTCATTCAAGTACTTCCTTCCGAATAATAACAGAACTCTCATCACAATATCATGTGATCGAGATTTGCAACGGATGGTTGATTTTACTACTAGTGCTGCACAAGTGGATGTTTTCTTGATTAGTAGAGTGGAAAACAG GAGTATTGTAACTCACTCTGGAGTGTCTGCAACTAAACCTGGGTCTAATGCGCCTGGCGCCAAAAGGAAAAGGACACCTTCCAAAAACAA GGCATCCAAAAATAACAAGAAGACTATAACTCCCAATGTTCCAGTAACTGCAGTTCAAGCTAGCGTGAATAATGTGAAGCAGCCAAGACCAGTTATCACTGAAAATGAAGACAACAG GGTTTTCCAACTGGAATTCGGAAGTGATGTTGCCTTTGCCACCCCACCTGGAGGTGCTTCCAGTGCACCAAGCATTCTGGATCAGCAAAATCTTCTTGCACTTGTTGATGCCACGCCTAg GGAACCTGTGCTGTTTGATGATTCCAGCGACCCATATGTTGGTTCTGAGATTACTGCAGATCCTCATCATGGACTTGACAATCCTATTGTGTTTTGGGATGACATTATCAAGGGTGTTGGTCAAGAGTTTGATAATGTGAAGGATTTCCGTGCTCAGCTGTGCAAATATGCCATTGGGAAAGGATTTGCATATCGATTCATAAAAAATGAAACAACTCGAGTCACGGTAAAATGTGTTGCAGAGGGCTGCCCATGGCGGTTGCATGCATCCGAGTCATCTCGTAACAAGAAGTTTGTTATCAAGAAAATGACAGATGAGCATACATGTGGGGGAGGTAATGGAGAAGGCCAGCGTCGAGCAACAAGGCAGTGGCTGACAACCATCATTAAGGAGAAGCTACATGATAATCCAATGTTGAAGCCGAAAGAGCTTGTCAAAGAAATATATGAACAATATGGAGTCACACTAACTTATTCTCAGGTTTGGCGAGGTAAAGAAGTAGCGCAGAAGGAATTGTATCATGCTATCAGGGAGACCTACAGCCATTTGCCCTGGTATTCTGATAGGCTTATTGAGTCTAACCCAGGAAGTATAGCTTTGCTGTCTCCAATGGTGGATACAAAATTCCGTCGCttttttgttgcattccatGCTTCTTTGCATGGCTTTGCAAGTGGGTGCAGGCCCCTCTTATTTCTTGATAAGGTTCCTCTGAAAGCAACAAATGATTACAAATTGCTGGTGGCGGCTGCTGTTGATGCAGATGATGGTGTCTTTCCAGTGGCATTTAGCGTGGTTGAAGATGAAAATTACGATAGCTGGATATGGTTCTTAATGCAGCTGAAATATGCTCTCTCAAATCACAATTATCCTTACCATGCCATGACATTCTTGTCCAGTGGACAAAAGGGTCTGGATGCTGCTGTTTCTCAAGTTTTTGAAGATAGCCACCATGCCTTCTGTTTGCATCATATCATGGAGGAATTCAAAGGAGAGCTAAAGAAAGGGCCATGGTCACAACAAATAAGAGAGGGAATGATAGAGGATTTTACTCGTGCAGCTCAAGCATGCAGCAATGAGGATTTTAATGCATCCATTGAGAGCATAAGGAATATATCCACTGAAGCTGCTGACTGGATCATTGCAAGCAAGCCTGAGCATTGGTCAGATGCCATTTTTAGAGGCTGTCGATATGATCATTTCTCCTCAAACATTGTTGATGCCTTCAATAACTGGATACCAACCAAGAAGGAGGGTTCAATAGTGCTGATGATTGACTCCTTGAGAACAAAAATAATGGAGATAATAGAATCAAGGCGTGAAGCTTGCAAGGTGTGGTCAGGGCCATTGACACCTTCCATGGAATACAAAGCAAAAGAGGAGATGATGAAGGCTGGTAAGATGACAGTGCTGTGCTCCTCTGAAACCGTGTTTGAAGTGCGGGGAAATGCAATTTTCGTTGTCAACCTTGCAAACTGGGAGTGCACCTGCCGGAGGTGGCAACTTTCTGGTCTCCCGTGCGTGCATGCTGTTGCTGTCTTCAATAGGATTGGGCGATCTTACTATGACTACTGCTCGAAGTTTTTCAGATTAGAAAGCTACCATTTGACTTATTCAGGAACAATATTCCCAATACCTGACATGGATACTGTTGATTTTAGTGCTGGGGCTAATTTAATTCCACCTCCCAAGCCTCGTTCATCAGACAAACCAAGAAGGAAGCGGATAAACCCCAACAAGGTCCCCACAGTTATTCGACTCTGCAGCAGATGCAAGCAAGCAGGACACAATAAGGCAACCTGCGAAGCTATTTTGTAG